A region of the Culex quinquefasciatus strain JHB chromosome 1, VPISU_Cqui_1.0_pri_paternal, whole genome shotgun sequence genome:
gaaaaagtgactgtaaaaacatgaaaaaaatagatagacaaaatgtaatgatacacagaaaaacccgatttaatcccaccaggggtgagatagagcctttcttactaaagaatataacttctttcaattcaaaacatcgacttgatacaaaaaatgttatgatgaaagcaagatattattaatgatgttttttccaaaagaaattgaaaacgcaattttcaccaaaagaatatttttaatcgtacaaattcttaatcaaacaagcgtttatgacaaacgcgagcatagcaagcttcccatgcgccagtgacgacgcacactgcggttttggttttctagttttggtacgagccaaaaaaccgaacaaagcaggcgcaaagcaaaacgaagttaaccgcacagtgggaagcttgccattcagcatctacgaaagtgagagagtcagagatagctatttttacaaccgcaccactacacactcaatcgcgagaaccttaggtagatagccaatGGCGTTGCgaacattgaaaactttgaaaacgatataaagcttagaagctcgAAAGCTCCtgttggaatccaatgaactctgttaaataaactaacgaaatcacgacaaaatgaagcctacttaaaggcgattttaggagaacacgggaaacaaattgtttgtacccggatgaatgttctatgtcacaaaagtttttgcataaacattggacagttatgcaaaaacggacagagcaaaagaaaccgaaaagctacgatatcttacatgttgaaggaaacatcggtagacaagctactacaaacgagtataagtcgagccaaaacatatatgcgccagcattctcgtgccagtattcgaagctcaacttgacaacttggcgacgaagcgtcgaaaatcaatgcagtgtgatttttggcgatttttccaattaatattcatgctgtccagccataaagtaaaacctatacctttctttagtaagaaaggcaaaaagtaaatcgttctaaaagttgttcggttgccgatcgatgtcaaatttgtttcagattctcattcatggtctgtactacgaatgtaggaagaaatttcagataaaattcgaaacgaaaaatgttggcgaaggtcaccaggtgggcttttaccttttttagggatttttttcttatggtaggttaatcaaacggctctaactccagaaccatattatgaatctggatgaaaatttgggaggttgtagagctcgaaaaatgcaatttttgagataaataaattatgaaaatgaaaaaaaaattaccatattttcatttaaaaactgtgtattttgttgtcAATCCGAATTCTAAAACGGAATCttattagaatcgtatacaaatttcgtttcaaacgcaacaaccggatcgaacacggaaccggttgttgcgtttgaaacggaatttgtatacgattctaattagattccgtttcagaattcggattgatttgactgggacgggagcaagggcgtctatacaaagtgtccctacacccaaTACAAATTTCCTGAGCTTTGGGAGGGGAGAGtggattatttttattcttggCACCGGTATTTTTAGCACTAAAattcgtacaaaaaaaaacatttgcacgTGGGCGTACAGATTACAAAGTAAAAGCTGATTAatttgttcacctagcgctcacattcgattccaggaccaagttgcctgcggatATGGAGATcgtacatacatacatacataggAACAAAAGGTGGTCGaaagtttaacaaattttctaaatcatTGAACATTTTCGTTGAAACATCCTGATCAAAGGACTACAGTCAAGATCAATTTTTGTGGTCCTCTGATCAggatcaaaatttccaaatagcAACAATTAACGAGAGCATCGAGTCCATAACAATATTGTTTTATGTTTGATTCAATTCTCTCCCTCTCCGATCACCACCAATCCGAAACAGTATCAAAACATGAACGCCGGGAATTACCCACTTTTATTTCTCCCTCTCCCATCCCATGGCTCACTGTTCGCGTTCGACCAGTTTTCTGCGATCGTCGTTTCAGTCTGTCCTAGACCTTCGCGCGAGTCGGTAGAGCTTGCGTTCCGTACTTGTAATTATCGTCCGGTGGTTCCTTATCAATACCGCGAAGAAGATGACCCGACCTGCAGTGTTCGGGGCGATATTCTTGCTTCTTGCGATCGCCATCGGTGTGATCCACGCGGGTTTTCCCGCTGACTGTGGCCAGCGAAAGCTGAAGATCACCCAGCTGATCATCGGCGGACAGGCGGCCCGGGTTGGGAATTGGCCCTGGCACACGGCCATCTTTCACCGCGAGGGTGGTACTTTTGAGTACAAGTGCGGCGGAACGATCCTGGACAAGAACACGATCCTAACGGGTGAGGAGTTTGGTGAGTTTGGTGGAATGTTGAAGTGGtgtaaacttgtttttttttatgttttaaagctGCCCATTGCGTTCGTCTGTCGAACGGGATCATTGCGAGTGAGCGGCTATCGGTGCAGGTTGGACGGAACAGGCTAAGGGTAGCGGATGATCGCGCCCAGGAGCATGAAGCGGACCGGATATTGGTACATAAGGACTTTCGGACGGACAGTGTGCAGCACGATATCGCGCTGATCAAGCTGGCAACAGACCTTCGTTTTACGGACTACGTCCAACCGGTTTGCTTGTGGAACAAGGGTGATGATCGGCTGTTGATTCGCGATCAGGAGGGGACCATCGTGGGATTCGGAGCGACAGCGTCTGCTGGGTTTTCGGAGGTTCTGAACGAAGCTCGGCTCCCGGTGGTAGACAACCAGGTTTGTATCGACAGCAAACGAGAAGTGCTTGGGCAAACGCTGACCAGTAATATGTTTTGCGCTGGACGAAGAGACGGTGTAAACGCATGCAACGGAGACAGCGGAGGAGGACTTTTCTTTCTGTCCGGAGATCGTTGGTACGTCCGAGGTATCGTTTCCTTCTCACCGACCTTAGAAGGTACGGGACGCTGTGATCCTCTGGAGTACGTGGTGTTCACAGACGTGGCTCGTTACATCAACTGGATTGCTCAACAGTTGAACTCGACGTTCGTGGAACCGGTTCCTCCCGTTGACGTACATCCCAAACTACGGCTGCTAAGCCAAGATATTTGCGGAGCCAATCCGTACCCATTCGACAAAGAGCAAGACAAGCCGGTGTTTTTAACGTATCCGTGGGTAGGTCTCATCGAGTACTCCCAGGATGGAGTCCGCGAGAAGAAGACCCTCTGCCACGCGATCCTCATCAGCTCGCGCTACCTCGTAACAGCTGCCCAGTGTGTCTACAACACCAAGAACCTTCGTCCAACGGCCATCCGCCTCGGAGATTACGACACCTCCACCTCCCAGGACTGCGATCAGCTGGACGGCCAACAGGTCTGCTCGCCCCCAACCCAAACACTGAACATCGAAACCATCGTGATCCACCAGCAGTACAACAAACCCCGCTTTGCCAACGACATCGCTTTGATCAGAGTCCGTCAGCCAGCAGACATCTCCGAGGACAACGTCAAGCCCATCTGTCTACCGTTCACCAAAACCCTCCGATCCTTTAAACCGTCGCACTTTACCCGATCCGGCTGGAAGTACAGCAACAGTCAAACGCGGATCCAGCGCTCGGAGGCGACCGTCATGGAGTCGGTCCAGTGCCAGCGACTCTACACCGAACATCGCATCCCGCTGGAGAAAACCTTCCGCCAGATTTGCGTCGAACGGGATGAAGCGCCCGTGGCCGGAGGAAAGTGCATTTTTGACGTTTCGGCGGCGCCACTCCAAGCCGTACAAACGGTAGACGGAAGTCCACGGTACGTGCTACACGGACTGCTCTCGTTTGGGCCGAACAAGTGCAGCTTGAACTACCCGGACGTGTACACCAACGTGGGGACGTACCTGCCGTGGATACTGGATAATGTGCAGGATTGAATGCGCAGAATGTCATAAAATTGCGattctgtttttaaacaaattacaaCAACGCATTTTAGCGCTGATTGTCCAACGATTGTGTCTGAATGATGCTCGATAATCCAgggtgttccttgaaatttattaaaatcagtAGAGCACCTTTTTATGACCATTTCagtttaatttgacttttatgtaaggtatgcacttaggaagaaaccggtcaagaaaaaattcaaatgggaaGCAGTGGTAGCGAAAGCaaaccagagagggtgaagaaaagtcccaagaaaacgttccctctcttttgttcttcggttcgtaaagctgtttcttgaccccctttCTTTTGAAGAGCATACCGGCCCTTACCAAAACCAATCtcaatccaggtttttaagcgaagatggcgttcgaatgccgcgcgaaatgtcaaaatcgcacaGTAGTACCAACattgcgaaaaaagtgtgcTATGGCATGACCACCACATTGGTGGtactactgcgcgattttgacatttgggacgttcaccattcgaacgccatctttgaTTAAAAACCTGAATTCTgggctatttattactttggaacagtcaaaaacatctTTATTTACGCtttaattcatgatcaaagtgctgataggccgataatagaaataggctgagaaagggtatagcctagctcctttgttctttatttgccttcgcttttcGTTCGGTTTTCGACAGTCTTCGACGAAAATAGGTAAAGAGTCAAGTAACTCAGGAAATTTTCCACGTCAATAGGTAAAGTATGTGCAAGAGACTTGATTGTCGATAGTTGGATTTGGATCAGAAGTGCTCTAAATTTGATCTTGTTGGCCAATAGGTACATGGCATAAATTTatgtgcttactcgaggcggagCTATTGCTGGTTAGCTTATTGCCTAAACAGttattttggagctttaatcgagcagcTTTAATTCTGTTCGcttggagacggtgattttagcggattgcagactggatttcgctaTGTATGTATGATGGTTTTCCAAAACAGGTTGCCTAGGAAAGATAATAgagctatctacgtgcgcatgtattgcgtgtacgtacacgatggatttttaggttaaaatttgtggtcgccagcaaaaacaaatggtaagctagtgtgcgtgagatcggttTTAGATAACTCTaaagagttatctacgtgcgcatgtattgtgtgtacaaacacgaaaaagattgaggttaaattttgtacccgccagcaaaacaaatggtaagctagtgtgcgtgagatcgagcttagataactctatagacgtatccagtttgaaatggccgctaggtggccaatggtgttagaaatgacagcttccatgtatttgaatatgggagctcaggaaaactcaatttttaagcaataaaatgattatttatgataaaagtattgattgattatgtcgtgatcggggactttcttttataataaaaacacagatattttgcaatcaacaaacaacacgtcttattccacagaaattaaccacaaaactgatttgacaatcttcattctctctttcgccggccgcgcgcatctcgttgttttctcgctcgttgttctctctcgcagctcgctagcgcgctctcgcactcaatcctCGATTAGctgacaaggcaatattcatgaaggtgcgcactttttgttgcgctcttaactcttatttatgaattatatcaatcttataataaatactcatttaataatttattacatattcaatcctgcaacccataatccctacattctccctcttttctactctcaagatgacgaatattaatcataattcctaacagaaaaattgcatgaatgctaaatcaattaatgttttttttttatttcctaaaagattttcgtcgggttcctcgattatgttttcatgctgatcttaatacgaaagcgcagtcttcgaaatgtttcatctatgttgtccaagaggctgacatccgatcgcagaagttgtagaaaattgaatgcgctgatgaggttgaaaatttaaaacacctgaaaatataagaaaaagaaaaaacgaggagaaaaacaaaaaccacaaatatttctcaaataaatgcaggtttatcaatttttatgcaatacgagattagtgattgtttacctgattttctttaaattttatgtaatttaaaattaaaaagcaaattttacaaacattgctgaaacaacacaacacgatttaaaaaaataataattcaaattcaaaagcaatttttatatttttaaacatttcgaattaaatggaatcacattatttttatttatcatcattttgtgaatatgaaatataaaacaatgtgttctaaattcaaaaatctaacgtgttgctgacttaaataacaaataaagcataatcctggcgtttttaaagttttaaatttatgtgtaccataaaaaaaaaacaaagaataagcatttctaaaaatatatacaatgtgataatttatttaacttatttaaaaaaaactgaattaaaaactatgacaggcacagatattgtttttactcaaatttacactttgaatttatgtgCGCCCGCCACGGAGTTCAAACCGATCTATGGATTATGAGCCCAAGCCCAGTGCCACGTCCGATTGATTCACTAGACGGGACTTGAAGGTAAACATAAACTGATTTTAGGTAATGTTAAATGCAAACGTGACGAAAAGTATATGTTTGTGCTTAATACCCAAAAACACCCAAGATGGATCTTCAAGCCttcctcattttcaatatttttatctgtacttttctgtaacttattcccaaccaagctgtacagctaaaacaaacaatttttttaaataaagactagcatggagatcggaaggaaagggttcaagaaacagcttcacgaacagtagaacaaaggagagggaccGTTTTCTTAGGGttttcttcaccctatctggcttgctttcgcttctactgctgcccatttgaatttttcttgaccggttccttccgatgtgcatacaccgcttaacattgtatcaaaaattaccgcattttaactaattttgaacTTGTTCATAAATCatggcaaaaattactaaaatgcaaaatcagtaatattttcgaagaatttgttttcatcagtaccgcttttataaaataaaaaacagtccatatttaagtttaagatgatttcttgaaaagcaatatcaataaatgaagcaaattgcaaaaataatataaataattcaattaatgcgcaaaatgtgctttgctgcacaaaatacattttttttataaaaaaataaaatcaaatgttgtttattcttgccacaaaagctttcttaaaaaaattacatatttaacgattttgttctgtaaatgcatggtagtatcatcatttttcaacttttatattaaaaattttgtacttTCTATTAATATTCACTTACGCGATCTTTTAACCAGACAAAGAatagtttttaccgaatagttttttttctctgttgtgtctacttaataatatttttgtttatcttgaaacaaaacatagttcagaaaatattattctaatgaataaaacaaaatcatgtggtaaattgttgcaataaaaataaaatatataaactgaaataaatgccgttccgctatattcgatttctattatatgtcaaattaattttctcttcaaattgtatttattgtagctaaaggtatggattcaagcactgttgatattaccgtagattagattattcaatgttacatttaatcatgatcaaaacaatgtttaaggtcattttatttatatataccttcaaaatgtactgtgcttataacaacaaaaaaacatattttattcaattattcttgtaatgcatagatgtatagattgcaatctgactactatctcaaagggttccagctcaggcgaaacatttttcaaactaccaccgcagatgtctgtcaggctccaacacggaggagacaatatcctaaccataaattccttcaaaacgaatcttgcttatctaaaaacagctgaaagattttttaatgttttatttttaaatattttgttttatttttctcgtaatgtaaaatgagttccaagcaactttgatatattacttgagtagattgttcacagaaacttaatttttttttttaatcacgatctttacgatccctgtcaataatttcttttcttatttaaaattttaactttttctttgctgataaactcctgttatgtaatttgaaaaagtttggtttcataattaagtacaatcgattaaagaaccccaaagtttctttaatttatttcaaaataatgtttctcttaattgatttttgatgtatttaccatactaaaattttgaaagtttttttaactcaataaaatgatacagtgttaaaatataatttttatcgaaattaatgaatgattttgaaccattttgatacaaataacagatattacattgaaaaataaatttaaatatttcctagtttttttttaaataatgtttttttttgttgctcaaattgtcactcatacttctcaattcaa
Encoded here:
- the LOC6031603 gene encoding ovochymase-1 translates to MTRPAVFGAIFLLLAIAIGVIHAGFPADCGQRKLKITQLIIGGQAARVGNWPWHTAIFHREGGTFEYKCGGTILDKNTILTAAHCVRLSNGIIASERLSVQVGRNRLRVADDRAQEHEADRILVHKDFRTDSVQHDIALIKLATDLRFTDYVQPVCLWNKGDDRLLIRDQEGTIVGFGATASAGFSEVLNEARLPVVDNQVCIDSKREVLGQTLTSNMFCAGRRDGVNACNGDSGGGLFFLSGDRWYVRGIVSFSPTLEGTGRCDPLEYVVFTDVARYINWIAQQLNSTFVEPVPPVDVHPKLRLLSQDICGANPYPFDKEQDKPVFLTYPWVGLIEYSQDGVREKKTLCHAILISSRYLVTAAQCVYNTKNLRPTAIRLGDYDTSTSQDCDQLDGQQVCSPPTQTLNIETIVIHQQYNKPRFANDIALIRVRQPADISEDNVKPICLPFTKTLRSFKPSHFTRSGWKYSNSQTRIQRSEATVMESVQCQRLYTEHRIPLEKTFRQICVERDEAPVAGGKCIFDVSAAPLQAVQTVDGSPRYVLHGLLSFGPNKCSLNYPDVYTNVGTYLPWILDNVQD